DNA sequence from the Armigeres subalbatus isolate Guangzhou_Male chromosome 1, GZ_Asu_2, whole genome shotgun sequence genome:
CGAACCCATCACTCGCGAATGCCACCTGCTGCTGTCGCATTGCAACACAGCATCCCGATCCCAAATTTATTTCCTCAGCCATGGCCTATCAGCACCTTCTACGCTGTTAAACTTTAGTCCCGTGTTCAATCCTTCTCGGGAGGTGTGTCGGTTGTAGAAAAAAGTGGTTTTCATGACGCGTGTTCAAGTGGTGAAAAATTTCCAGCATTCGAACCCATTAGTGAGAAAAAAGGCCCCATAATTTCCGCCATCAGAAGTGGATAAAAGGTGTTCCCCTTCACACAAGGGGTGGTGATTTGTGTCAACGAGGATGCCGCAGTAAAATCGAAAATTAGAAACATTTCTCAGATAGGTCAAACTGTGATTGGAGGTGGCTCTGGCTGCCATTAGATGTGAACGAGGAAATTTTAAGAGATTTTCTTTTCactgctttatttttggttttCGGTCATTCCGAGCGACGAGGTGAGGCGACGGAGACGTAGACGATGCGAGGGGTTCCCATTTATATTTATGGGTCTCTGGGCTAGGTGAGAGCACGAGCGGTTGTGAAACGCATCATCACGCTGCGGAGAGGCAGAGCAAGAGCGAATCCCCGGAATTTTTCCTCGAATGCTCTTTGGTTGTTTACTAACTACTAGCTACCGAAAGAAGTGCGATGTCGCCTGCCTGTTGAGGTTGGTTCGCGAACTCTCCCCCTGCTGGTCAGCCGCACATTTGCGTCGAGTGAGCGTCGTGGAGCATAATATCGCGTGAAGCCCCCCCAAAAACGTGTGAAACGTCTTAGCTCGCGCCGCAGACCTCAGTTTGGTGACAGACAGACATGAGAACGGACGGACGGCGATCGGTGGAAGACGACGTTTGGTTGGCAGGACTAGCAGCAGCTGGTGGAGATCAGGAGGAAAGTGGAGGTGGTGGGGGAGGAGCCAGTTGTGAATTTGCTAACGGTGGACGGAGTAGCCGCCGGTCGACGATGATATTTGCCTGCGACAGTGCTCATCATCAGCCGGTTCAGTCTATCAGCTGAGCTCGACGGTTAAAGTCGTTAAGGCGGCAATTTGTAACCGTTCAGGTGCCTGCCCCTCCAACACGCGCCACGATGGAATTGACCGCCGCGAGTGAAGATTTGGATATCGTCCCAAACGGAAATCCGGAAACGGCAGTGGAATGTGATAATATTAGCAGAAGTAGTAGCAGTAGTGATAGTGATAGGTTAGCGCTAATAGATCCGGAGAATATGGTCCGTTTCAAGACGGAATTGTTGGCGTTCCTCGACGATCTGTATACGCCCGACCAACCTTGGGATATTGCCGTGTTCGAGGGCTACGGACGTGGAATGGTGGCCACTCGCGACATTGAGGAGAACGAATTGATCTTCCTGGATCGGCCAATTCTGCTCGGTCCGCGATTGAACAACTACGATGTGATATTCTGTGCCAGCTGTTGTAGAATACAGAAAAAGTTAACTCTTTGTAGTGGGGGCTGCCGGCTACCGGTTTGCCCTGATTGCGACATTTCTGCAGCTCCGGAAACTCCCCATACCGCAGAGTGTCGCGTCATATCCTCCTGGGAACCCAAGGACCAAAACCGCTACTGTAAAACCATTCTCTACGCCCTGACCTCGATTCGGGGATTCCTCCTAGACAACCACCGTCGCTCAATTGTGCTCAACATGGAAGCTCATCCGCCTCGCAAGGACATGACCACCGAGGTCGAACGGATAATCAAGGATCAAGTCTTCAAAAATCTACCGGAAGACAGCGAAGATGTGCAATATCTTCGCAAGATCGTAAACGTGCTCAATACGAACGCCTTCGAAACCAGCCGGATGGTGCAAGATGAGGACAATAACGACCACGAAATCGTGCTCCGAGGGCTCTACATCCTGGGTGCACTGATGAACCATTGCTGTCTGCCCAACATCCGGTACGTGTTCGACGGGGACCTTGTGATGCGCTGCTACGCCTCGAAACCGATCCGCAAGGGCGAACAGATCTTCAACAACTACTCCAAAACGCTGTGGGGAACGCAGCATCGGATCATCCATCTGTGCTTCTCGAAGCACTTTTTGTGCAGTTGCGATCGCTGTCGGGACCCGACGGtaagttatttgaaaaatctattcATTCATTCCGTGCCACGTTTCGGTCATGACCTCTctttaaaaatattgacaaaTAAGAAACGGCATGGGTGGCTATAATTATAATCGTTTTGTTTTAGTTTGGTGGATTTTTTTGAAGGATCATTACCATCACGGCAAAATATTCAAGCGGGTTCGAGTGTACAAAGTTACTATAAAATGTGAACAGAAAAATCCCAAACCTATTTTGCTCTTTCATCGTAGGAACGTTCGATTGGAATTCGCTGTCGTATCCGCCAGACTATAGTGAAGTGACCATACTAAAAATAAACTGATTCTGAGAAACTTGGTAGTATAAGGCACGCGAGCTGTGCTGCAGGGGAAGGTGATTCGAAAAACTCTAACGATTTGCCCTTTGACATCGGGTTGAGTTCGGATCGTTGGTAAGATTTATTTTGCGAGGATCGATATGTTGCGATGAACGATGATGCATAGTCCATAGGTTCGAAGTTTATAATGTTGGGTCTCCGTAACAGTTAATGGTGAGATTGTTCTGCATTTGGATCTATAGACATCAGAGttgatttttgaacttttaaattGTTGTCCGCCGCATATTCTATAATTCGATTTTATTCCTAGTGAGGTGTGAGCCGGTCTGAAAAAAACGATGGTGGCGGAGTTTGCTGAAAGCATTTTTCGCATGAATTTCtatacgattttttttacggaattcTACTGATTCCCACGAAAAAGTTATGCCAGTCCTCTAGGAAAAACTCTTTTGAGCTCTTAATCCACGTAAAAACATTCAACAAGCTGGGTTTAGTTTAcccaaagaaaaaataaatcacaaaaaatctgACCCAAATTGTATGGGATAGGTATTCTAATCAATAAAAGAAAGTATTTTGTCCCTCAATTTTGGGATGATTTATACGTCAAGTCAAGTTTTTCTGTATTCCAAACCCTCATGAGTCCCACAAtacattcaaattgaaatccgcTTCAACAACACGTGTCAAACGAATTTAGCGGGATTAGAATTTTCATGTAGGATACGCTCACGTAAcatataaattaaattaaaaaagtgacataatgcaatacaaattgcatatattattcaggtgataatatcgtttaaatttacgctctttttggcattccctttatgtgcattactttcgtgtaaattacaacaactttttctatctgtgaagtactaatattattagttggcaaaacattattatgcgacgcgaattacaagtacttgtaattttttaacttgtaacttgtaacttgtagctaatagTATTAAtgcgattatgctacagggcctAGAGCACCAAATTTTCAAACTCAATTGCCGACGGTTTTAACAATTAATTATTCGGCAACTTGGCCTTACAAAAATCATAgtagttagttttttttattcctttatttatttgataggcactatGTCTTACTTAACCGCctctgtgccgtgatctactgtggtattctgctgccagaatccacagagaatctatttttagattttccattcaGAGTCAAAACCAGGATTTACTTATGACCTGAATTCTTCGGATGTTCTCAAGAATTCCCGGGGAATTGAGATCTGCCACaaagatttttccaaaaaaaatcaagagtACTTTCAGAAATACCTATAGAAACTCTttcgaaaaattatttcaggtattccttcgaatACAATCGGAAATTCTATTCTCTCGAAAATTCCTCGGGCAAGAATTCCAAATTTTTTCTCTTGTAGTTTTCCCAGAAATTACCCCGGAAATTACTTCGCATGTAAATccataaattcctttggaaatccaaAGAAGGTAATATAAGAAAATTTCTTCGTTGATTCCTTTAtgagttcttttaggaatttcttcagaaattcttttaaaaattcctttgatCATTCCTATAGTAATTCgttttgtttcaaattaaaattcgtatattccttcagcaattatttcaattattttaggaataccttcTAAATGACTTTAGAagaaatccttccgaaatttcattaggaaattctttggaaatttctttaagaagttctctcataaattcttttgagaactcCTCTAATAAAttacgccaggaattccttttgacatttcttcggaaaattctttagaaag
Encoded proteins:
- the LOC134207346 gene encoding SET domain-containing protein SmydA-8-like, with protein sequence MELTAASEDLDIVPNGNPETAVECDNISRSSSSSDSDRLALIDPENMVRFKTELLAFLDDLYTPDQPWDIAVFEGYGRGMVATRDIEENELIFLDRPILLGPRLNNYDVIFCASCCRIQKKLTLCSGGCRLPVCPDCDISAAPETPHTAECRVISSWEPKDQNRYCKTILYALTSIRGFLLDNHRRSIVLNMEAHPPRKDMTTEVERIIKDQVFKNLPEDSEDVQYLRKIVNVLNTNAFETSRMVQDEDNNDHEIVLRGLYILGALMNHCCLPNIRYVFDGDLVMRCYASKPIRKGEQIFNNYSKTLWGTQHRIIHLCFSKHFLCSCDRCRDPTEMGTYLGALKCVRDSCPQGRLLSMNPLKISSMWQCDTCGLKMSNVKVTKIQEIAGRMILNNAVKKDAAYIVDYLNEHVAKFLPPCNQFTVELKLQAILKIQDDAELALLVEKDKYCREILELLRKLGYGECYVKGVLCYELFKARMTIAGLKEETFPGEGELGFLRTAWIILGCSGNRPRDLAQLAQLHDCNDV